CAGCCCGACGGCTCGGTCATCGAGTTCAGCGTCGACGAGCACCCGCGTCGCGGCACCACCGCCGAGAAGCTCGCCGAACTCAAGGTCCTGCACCCGGAGATCGAAGGATTCTCCATCACCGCGGGCAACAGCAGCGGCACCAACGATGCTGCCGCTGCTGTCGCGCTGGTCGGCGACGACTATGCCGCTGCGGAGAACCTCAACGTGATGGCCAAGGTCAGGGCCTGGGGTGCGGTCGGTGTCGCGGCTCGTGACACGGGCCTCGGCGGTGTCGAGGTGATCGGAAAGGTCCTCGACCGCGCCGGGCTCAAACCGTCGGACGTGGCGCTGTGGGAGATCAACGAGGCGTTCGCCTCGGTGCCGATCGCCGCAGTGCGCAAGTACGGCCTCGACGAGGAGCTGGTGAACTTCTCCGGCAGCGGCTGCAGCCTCGGACATCCGATCGCTGCCTCGGGCGCGCGTATGGTCACCACCCTGGTCTACGAACTGCAGCGTCGTGGCGGCGGTATCGGTGTGGCTGCGATGTGTGCCGGTGGCGGCCAGGGCGGCGCGGTCGTCATCGAGGTTTAGCGCGTTTGGTGTGAGCCCGACGGGGAGCATCCGGTGTGGTCTTTCCGTCGGGCTCACCTTTGCCCGCAGTTTGGTACTCGTGCAATTCAGCGCGCACGGCTTCGTCGAATGCGCGGTCCAGACTTGCGTGGGCGAGTCGCCGGGCCGCCCTGCGCATGGTGTCGACCAGGTCGGCGGCCCAGGCGAGTTCGGCATCGTTGCTGGGCAGCCAGCCGGGTCCCCGCTGACGAACGACTTCTGTGTGGCCGCCGCGAGTCAGCTCACGGGCGGCGGCGTCGAGCAACTTGTCGACCGCCGCACTGGTTTTCAGGAGGATCTCGAGCGGCATTCCGCGGGCTACGAGTGAGCCGAAGTCATCGATGAGTCGGACATCGGTGACCGAGAAGATGTTGTCGTCGGCAGTCGGGGCAATCAGGCCGTGGTTGGTCAGCCGGCGAAGCATCGTCGGGTCGAGCTCGCCGAGCCGCTGTTCGAGCTCTTCGAGGGACATGGTGCGCGGCTCCGGCTGCGACCACGGTGCGGTGACCAACTCTTCGAGGTCGGACAGATCCAGGACGTCGACGAGGTTCTGGCCGGGCTGCAAGCCGGTCAGGAACTTCGTGATGTGCTTGAGGGTGAAGCCCTCACCGAGCAATCGGGTGATCGCACGCAGTTGCCGCAGATGGCGATCGGTATAGATGGCCACCCTGCCCCGACGCTGGGGTCGGGGCAGGAGCCCGTTGTCCTGGTAGACACGCACGTTCCGGGTTGTTGTCCCCGCCTCCCGAGCGAGGTCGTCAATCCGATACTCGGTCACCACGGAATCCTATCCGGTGGGGAGCGGATCGCCGCTGACCTGCGCCAGGGCGCTCATGTTGTCGCGGCGTGCGGTGATCTTGTAGTCGTGCAGGTTCACCGTCTTGAGCTGATTGACGTACTGCGTGGCGAACCCGGGGTACATGGTCGCGTTGAAACCGTCCTCGGTCAGGTACCAGCTCTGGCAACCGGAGTTCCAGGTCGTCGACTGTAGACGGCGTTGGATGTGCTCGTTGTACCGGTCCTGGGCTTCCCGGCGGACATCCAGTGATTTCCAGTCGTACCGCAGAACAGTGGAGATCGCCTCGACGATGTAGTTGATCTGGGCTTCCATGTACACCAGGGCGGAACTGTGTCCGGGGCCGGAGTTCGGGCCGAAGGTGAAATAGAGGTTGGGGTAACCCGATACTGCGACGCTGCGGTAGGCGTAGGCACCGCGACTCCATTCGGCGGCCAGCTCCCGGCCCTCGATCCCGGTGATCGGGAATGGCGTGCCGGCCTTGCAGACGTCGAATCCGGTGGCGAACACGATGCAGTCGAATTGGTGCTCGATGCCTTCGACGGTGCGAATTCCGTTGGGGGACAGTCGGGCTATCGGCCAAGTGACCAGCTTGCAGTTGTCGGACTGCAGGGCGGGGTAGTACTCGCTGGTCATCAGCAGTCGCTTGCACCCGGCGGAGAAATCCGGTGTCAGCTGTCTCCGCAACCACGGATCCTTCACCTGCAGACGCAGATTGGCCATGCTGACCGCCTCGACGACGCGAGTGAAGGGGGTGTCCCAGACCACGCCGAGGGCGACCGATTCGTGCCCCCAATACCAGGCGCTGCGCATGAGGCTCTGGGTGAGCGGAAGGGTTCGGTAGAGGCGCTTGAGCCAGCCGCTGGTCGGGGTGTTCACCCTCGGCAGCACCCACCCGGGGGTGCGTTGGAAGACCTTGACCGACTTGGCCGTCTTCACCAGTTCCGGCACGATCTGGACTCCGCTGGCACCGGTCCCGATCACTGCGACCCGTTTGTCCGTGAAATCGTAGTCGTGGTCCCAACGGGCGCTGTGAATCTTGTGGCCCTCGTAGGTTTCAATTCCCGGGATGTTCGGGAGGCTGGCGTTGGCCAGCGGACCCGAGGCCACGATGACGTTCCGGGCCCGCACCGGGTCTCGGCCTTCCAGATCCACCGTCCACTCACCGGCAACCGCATCGTAGGAGATACCGACGACGGTGTGGTTGAACCGGATCTTCGGTGCCAGACCGGATGATTCGACCATGCCGTCGATGTACTCGAGGATCTCGGCGCTGCCCGAGTAGGTGTGCGACCAGTCCGGATTGGTCGCGAAACTGTACGAGTACAGCCGAGACGGGATATCGCAGGCCGCACCGGGATAGGTGTTGTCGCGCCAGGTACCGCCGACGCGGGTATCACGCTCGAATATCACGAAGTCGTCGATGCCCTCGGCCGCCAGGCGGATGGCCGCGCCGATGCCGGCGAATCCGGCGCCGATGATGGCAACAGACGTGGAAGAAGAAGTCATATCGTCGTTTGATCCCTTCAGGCGACGGGTTCGTAGGTCAGTTCCTGCGACCAAGTCGGGGAGTTCTGGACCAACGACATCGGGATCACACCGGTGATCTTGACCAGCGAATCGGCGAGCCAGTGGTACTTGGAGGTCCGATCGATCACCTTGCGGCTCTGCCACGAGATGATCCGATACATGGGCAGACGGCGCGCGAATTCGCTTCGCTCACCAACACTTTGGAACCTGCGCATGGCCTGGTACAGCCGGTCCTCGTTGACACCCATCTCGACGATGTTGTCGCGCATCTTGTTCAGTAGCGGGAAGTAGCTGAGCACACCCACCAGGAAGGTGGGCTTGATCCACCCGCCCACCAACTCGATCAGCAGTTTGCGCATATCGGCATGGCCCAGAATGTCCATCACCTCGAAGTCGACGGCCAGGTGCCGGGACTCATCGGAGTTGATCCGTTTGAACACCTCTTGGGCCACCGGATCTTTGACCTCGTCGGTGATGAACTTGATCAACGCACCGTCCAGTGCCACCTCAAGCATCGGGATGACGGTGCCCAGGAAGGTCAGGCCCATGCCGTCCGAATGCTTGTCGAGCCAGTTGATGACCAGCTGGACGTTGACATTCGGCGGCGGGATCTCGTCGTTCTCCAGCATGCCCCACCTGCGCATCAAGGCGAGCTCGGCATTGGCATGCTTCTGCTCCTCGGCGTGGAAATGCTCGTAGATGCTCTTGAGGGTCGGATTCGGTGCTTTCTTCGCCAGGGCGGCAAAGCCCCGGGCGCCGACGTTCTCGATCCACATCAGGTCGGTCATGAACGGCTTGAGCTTGGCATGCAGCTCGGGTTCGATCAGCTCGGCTCCCGGTGCGTCCCAGTCGATGTCGACCAGGGCCCACTGTCGATCCTTGATCATCTGCAGCATGTTGTCGAGATCCATCGCCATGATGCGTCCTTTCTCGAATTAGCGGTTCAGTTGTCGGCGAGACTTCAGTCTTTGGGTAGAACGCGGCCGAGTAGTCCGGCGCCGCGGACATAGAGGGCGGGGAAGTGCCGCTTCAGATGCCAGATGACAGTGGCGTCGATCTGGGGCACCACGTAGAGCCGGCCACTGTCGTGCGCGTCCAGGGTGCGGGCGGCGACGTTGTCCGGGGACAATCCGGTCCACCGGGCGAGCTGCAGGCTGAGATTCATGGAGCCCGGGGTGATGCGGCCGTCCTGAAAGACGTTGGTCTTGACGAAGGTCGGGCACAGCACCGTGACCGCGACGCCTGCACCGGCAAGTTCGGCCGCCAGCGTCTCCGACAGTGACATCACGCCCGCTTTGGAGACGTTGTAGGGAGCCATCGAAGGCGCGGCGGCGAATCCGGCGGCAGAGGCCACGTTGATGATCCCGCCGCGACCGGCCTCGCGCAGGATCGGTGTGAAAACCTCACACCCGTACACCACACCCCACAGATTGATACCGAGCGCCCAGTCCCAATCCTCGAATCCGATGGCGCCGACGGGCTTGCCGCCGACACCTACGCCGGCGTTGTTGATCACCAGAGTCGGCGGGCCGCCGAAGACGCTGTTGGCCTGCTTGGCCAACTGCTCGACCGCGCTGCGATCGGATACGTCGCAGACCACAGCATGGCCGGCTCCGGTGCCCAGCTTGCCGATCAGCTCCACCGTCTCGTCGGCCCGGTCCGCATCGATATCGGCACAAATGACCTCACCACCCCTGCGGGCGAGCTCAAGAGCGAACGACCGGCCGATGCCGCTGCCGGCGCCCGTCACCACCGCCTTGGCGTTCGTGCAGCGCTTCTCGCCGCGAAAGGCATTGAATATCAAGTCGATTCCGAACATCAGCACACCTCCACGTGGGTATCGGTCCGGTCGTTCCCGAGCGCCGAGGAGATGAAGCCCGCGGCGCGGCGCAGTGCCGGTCCTGCTTCCGGTGCCAGGCGGGGCAGGGCCTGGAAGACGTGCACCATGCCGGGCCACACTTCGAGAGTGCTTGCCCCTCCGGCCCGGCTGACCTCGGCATCGAGGTAGCGCGCATCGGCGCTGAGCATTTCGAACTCGCCGGCCTGGATCAGCATGGGCGGCAGTCGATCTGCCTTGTCGAATCGAAGGCGCAACCGTGGCTGTTCGGGGTTTTCCGCCGCGGTGTAGAGACCGACCAACTGCCGCGCGGCGGTGGCGGACATGGCCGGATCGCGGCGCACCTTCTCCTGCTGCAGTGCGAGTTCCATGGTCAGGTCGATCAGCGGGGAGAACAGCACTACTGCCGCAGGCTGGAAGCCGGGTTCGTCGGCGTGTGCGAGGAGCAGGTCGCAGGCCAGATGTCCACCTGCCGAGTCGGCGCCGACCACGACGTCGGATGTCGCGTATCCCTGATCGAGCAACCATCGATAACCGGCCTCGATGTCGTGGGCGGCAGCGGGAAATCGATGTTCGGGGGCCAAACGGTAGTCGACCGAGAAGAAGGGGATGCCGGTGGCCTCGGACAACTGCGCCACCAGTTTGCGGTGCGTCCGCGCCGAGCAGATCACGTACGCGCTGCCGTGGATGTAATAGCCGGCGCGCGTGCCGAACTCCACGCCGGGACCGAGTACCCATTCGCCGCGGACTCCGGGCCCGCGGACCGGGATGACCCTGGTGCCGTCGGGCATGGATCCCAACGTCCCCATGATCGTGGCGATCAGTCCCCGGGAGAACCACACCCCGGGCTTATTCATCGGAATCACGCCGGTAAGACACCCCAGCGTCCATCGGGTGGCGGTAGCCGCGACCACGGCGCGCAGAGAACGCTCGCTGGGCACCGCCGGCAGATCGGGTGAGGCAATTGCGGTCACCGAGTTTACGTCACCACAGACTGTTACATTTGTCAATGTAACAGTGCGGGATGACGCTACTCCGGCTCACGTGGGCCGGACGCGGCTCATCGGATAGCTGCGGAATACGCCAAATCGCCCGGACCAGAAGGTAAGTCCGGGCGACGTGGTGTCGACGTCTGAAACGGTGGCGTGTGGCTGCCTGTCAGGCGGATGCGCCCAATTTGCGCTTCCCCTTGGCTGCAGGCGGCTGTGCGATCCGTGCCGCCGCATGGTCGAGGATGCATTCCAGGCCGTACTCGAAGTTCTTCTCGTCGGCGGCCCCGATGCGATGCCCCTCGTTGGTGACCTGTGCCAGCAGAGGGGTGACCTCCGGGTCGATCACCATGGTCTCTTCGTAGTCTCCGGGGGCGTTGTCGTTGGCCCGGTTCTTCTCGTAGAGGCGGTGTAGCACCACCGAACCGCGGACGTGCACCGAGACGGCCGAGTACGTGTCGAAGGCGTCCTCGACCGACAACCCGGCCTCCACCAGGCCGGCGATGGCGGTCTCCATCTCCTGCACACCCAGGCGCGCGGCGCGCGGGCTCAACGCGGAACGAATGAGAATGAGATCACACAGAATCGGGTTGCCCATGAAGGCTTTTCGCATGGTCCTGGCATGGTTGGCCAACGACTCACGCCAATCCTTGGCCTCGACGTAAGGGGTGGCGACCACGAACTCGCGGAGCGCGCGGTCGGTCATCGCATTGAGCAGGTCGTCCTTCTTGCGGAAGTACCAGTAGATGCTCGTGACGCCGACACCCAGGTGTTTGCCCAGCAGCGGCATGCTGAGATTGTCGATCGACACCTGCTCGGCGAGTTCGAATGCGCCCTTGATGATGTCCTCGGGATTGATGGATCCGCGTTCGCGCCGTTGACGCTTTTCAGCGGTCGGTTGCTTTGCCACTGCGGGCACCTCCATCGAAATCGATTCTGCTCACGCCGTTCTGTGCCGCGGGTCAATCGCAGGTGAATTTACCGCTGGCCTCCACCTGAACTGCGCCTATGTGCGCGTGTCGCGGATCTTGTCGCTGTCAACCTTACCGGTAGCCTCTCTGTTGCTGCCGTGCGCAGTGGGTGCCGAAGCGTCGCTCTGCTGCGGTGGGGAGCCTTCCGGCTAGGTACTGTAATCCCTATAGTAGGCTTTTCCGGGTTGGTGGACCGCGAGCGAAGGGGCAGTTGGTGTCGGAAGTGGTTCTGCGGGAGCGTCGGGGTCGAACGCTCATCATCACGATCAATCGTCCGGAAGCGCGCAATGCCTTCAACCTCGCGGTGGTGCAGGGGCTAGCCGATGCGATGGACGAACTCGATGACACCCCGGAGCTGTCGGTGGCTGTCCTCACCGGTGCGGGCGGCAACTTCTGCGCGGGCATGGACCTGAAGGCGTTTGCCTCGGGTGAGCTGCCCTACGTTCCCGGCCGTGGCGCAGGTTTCACCGAACGTCCGCCGCGCAAACCACTGATCGCCGCGGTTGAAGGGTTCGCGCTCGCCGGTGGTACCGAGTTGGTCCTGGCGACCGACCTCGTGGTCGCCTCGAAGGTGGCCAAGTTCGGCATCCCCGAGGTCAAGCGCGGCCTTGTCGCCGGTGGCGGGGGCCTGCTGCGCCTGCATCAGCGCATCCCGTACCAGAAGGCGATGGAACTCGCCCTCACCGGCGACAGCTTCACCGCCGAGGAAGCCGCCGCGTGGGGTTTCGTGAACAAGCTGACCGAACCCGGTGAGGCGCTCGACGGGGCACTCGAACTCGCCGATCGGATCACCGCCAACGGCCCGCTGGCCGTGGCCGTGACGAAGGAGATCATCGCGTCGTCCTCTGAGTGGTCGGCCGACGAGATGTGGAAGAAGCAGGGCGAACTGCTCGGACCGGTCTTCTCCTCCAACGATGCCAAGGAGGGGGCGATCGCCTTCGCGGAGAAACGCGCACCCAACTGGACCGGTTCCTGAGTCCGGCGGCAAGGAGCGAAGCGACCGGGGGAGTCATCAGGCCATGGATCTCGGATTCGCAGGTGCGGCCACCGTCGTGGTGGGTGGTGGCCGCGGGATGGGTTTCGCGACGGCCCGATGTCTGGCCGAGGACGGTGCTCGGATAGCGATCGTCGGGCGGTCCCGTGACGTACTCGACAAGGCCGCAACGGAGCTGAGCGGCCTGGGATCGCCGGAGGCGGTGGCGATCGTCGCCGACACCTCGGACGGCTCCCAGGTCGAGCGAGCCTTCACCGAGGTGGGCGAGCGTTGGGGTGAGCTCAACGCATTGATCAACACGGTCGGCCCTGGCGCCGCGGGCAACTTCGAGGAGTTGTCCGACGAGCAGTGGCAGGACGCATTCGATGCGGGCCTGATGGGCATGGTGCGCTGCGTGCGTGCGGCGTTACCCTTGCTGCGCAAGGCCGAATGGGCGCGCGTGGTCAACTTCTCGGCCCATTCCACTCAGCGGCAAAGCACTCGCTTGCCGGCTTATACGGCGGCCAAGGCCGCGGTGAACAGCGTCTCCAAGAACCTGTCACTACTGTTGGCCAAAGACGAGATCATGGTCAACGTGGTATCGCCGGGCAGCATCTCGTCGGAAGCGTTGCGCGGCTGGGCTGACACGGTGGGCGTCGACGGCAACGACCCATATGCGTTGATGGCGGCAATCGATGAGCACTTCGGCCATCCGGCCCATCTGCCGCGCGCCGGTCTTCCTGGTGAAATCGGGCCCGTCGCAGCATTTTTGGCGTCCAAGCGCAATTCATACATGACCGGGGCGAACGTCAACGTGGACGGTGGATCGGATTTCATCTAGGGGGCCCGTATGGCAACTGCATCCGAAGCGCGGGACTGGGCACACTCGGCATTGCGCGGAATCGGTGACTCGCTCTACACCCCGTTCTGCGGAACCGACGGCGACGACATCGACTGGGAGGCCTACCGGCACCTCGTGCGCTACTGCGTCGGCGATCTGGGCCACCAGATGCTGTGGTGTACCAGCGGCCTCGCCGAGTTCTGGGCTTTGACGCTGACCGAGCGCAAGCGGTTGCTCGAGGTGGCGATCGAAGAGGGGCGCCGCGCGAACCCGGGTGTGGTGGTGCAGGCCTGCACAGCGGCAACATCGGCAAAGGACTGCCTGGAGCTGACGCGGCATGCCCAGCAGGTGGGGGCCGACATCGTCTACATCCAGACACCCATGATGGAAGCGCATGGGGGAGAGGGTGTTCTGCGGTTCTTCTCGTATATCGCCGACCGCACCGACATTGCCCTGGGAATGTTCAACTCACCGTCGTCGGGCTACGTGCTGACTCCGGAGGAAGGTGCTGCAATTGCCGAGGCAATCCCGGCGGTGTGTGCCACCAAGGAGGGAGCCTTCCGGGCGGCGGCGAGTCGTCGACTGCACGAACTGGCGCCGTATCTCGCGGTCTGGGAATGCGACACCGTGGTTTACCGGGCCGGCTGGCTGAGGGAGGGCATCGTCTGCCCGGCCCAATTGGGGACGGCCGGCTACCTCTATGAAACCCCGGAACGTCGCATCTTCACCGAGTACTGGGACCTGGTCTACGCGGATCGGCTGATCGAGGCGATGGACTTCGGCCGAGACTCGGGGTTGGACCAGTTCAGCCTTGATGTCGGATCCTGGTTCACCTGCTATCCGGGACGATCGGACTACTTCACCCATTGGGCCGGTGCGTTCAAGTATGCAGCCTCGGTGCTGGGATTGCCCGTCGGCGACCACCCGCATTCGCGGCCACCCCAAGCGCTGCTCCCGCAACTGGCGAAGGGCCAGATCGAAACCGCTTATCGCAAGCTCGGTTTGATCAACTTCTGACCCGCCTTTGCGCAGGTAGCAGCCTTGGTGCCGGACTTGCGGAATGCACTACCGATAGGTATACAGTATGTATGTCTGAGCGGCTGGTGCGGCAGGAGGTGGTCGGCGCATGACACTCGCCGATGACGTGGGAACCGAGGCGGTGCTCTACGAGACGACGGAGACCGGCGTCGCGGTCATCACGCTGAACCGGCCGGACCGGCTGAACTCCTGGGGTGCGGATATCTCGGCCGGCGTCTACGCGAGTTTCGATCGCGCCG
The window above is part of the Mycolicibacterium fortuitum subsp. fortuitum genome. Proteins encoded here:
- a CDS encoding MerR family transcriptional regulator; the protein is MTEYRIDDLAREAGTTTRNVRVYQDNGLLPRPQRRGRVAIYTDRHLRQLRAITRLLGEGFTLKHITKFLTGLQPGQNLVDVLDLSDLEELVTAPWSQPEPRTMSLEELEQRLGELDPTMLRRLTNHGLIAPTADDNIFSVTDVRLIDDFGSLVARGMPLEILLKTSAAVDKLLDAAARELTRGGHTEVVRQRGPGWLPSNDAELAWAADLVDTMRRAARRLAHASLDRAFDEAVRAELHEYQTAGKGEPDGKTTPDAPRRAHTKRAKPR
- a CDS encoding flavin-containing monooxygenase produces the protein MTSSSTSVAIIGAGFAGIGAAIRLAAEGIDDFVIFERDTRVGGTWRDNTYPGAACDIPSRLYSYSFATNPDWSHTYSGSAEILEYIDGMVESSGLAPKIRFNHTVVGISYDAVAGEWTVDLEGRDPVRARNVIVASGPLANASLPNIPGIETYEGHKIHSARWDHDYDFTDKRVAVIGTGASGVQIVPELVKTAKSVKVFQRTPGWVLPRVNTPTSGWLKRLYRTLPLTQSLMRSAWYWGHESVALGVVWDTPFTRVVEAVSMANLRLQVKDPWLRRQLTPDFSAGCKRLLMTSEYYPALQSDNCKLVTWPIARLSPNGIRTVEGIEHQFDCIVFATGFDVCKAGTPFPITGIEGRELAAEWSRGAYAYRSVAVSGYPNLYFTFGPNSGPGHSSALVYMEAQINYIVEAISTVLRYDWKSLDVRREAQDRYNEHIQRRLQSTTWNSGCQSWYLTEDGFNATMYPGFATQYVNQLKTVNLHDYKITARRDNMSALAQVSGDPLPTG
- a CDS encoding SDR family NAD(P)-dependent oxidoreductase → MFGIDLIFNAFRGEKRCTNAKAVVTGAGSGIGRSFALELARRGGEVICADIDADRADETVELIGKLGTGAGHAVVCDVSDRSAVEQLAKQANSVFGGPPTLVINNAGVGVGGKPVGAIGFEDWDWALGINLWGVVYGCEVFTPILREAGRGGIINVASAAGFAAAPSMAPYNVSKAGVMSLSETLAAELAGAGVAVTVLCPTFVKTNVFQDGRITPGSMNLSLQLARWTGLSPDNVAARTLDAHDSGRLYVVPQIDATVIWHLKRHFPALYVRGAGLLGRVLPKD
- a CDS encoding alpha/beta hydrolase, whose amino-acid sequence is MTAIASPDLPAVPSERSLRAVVAATATRWTLGCLTGVIPMNKPGVWFSRGLIATIMGTLGSMPDGTRVIPVRGPGVRGEWVLGPGVEFGTRAGYYIHGSAYVICSARTHRKLVAQLSEATGIPFFSVDYRLAPEHRFPAAAHDIEAGYRWLLDQGYATSDVVVGADSAGGHLACDLLLAHADEPGFQPAAVVLFSPLIDLTMELALQQEKVRRDPAMSATAARQLVGLYTAAENPEQPRLRLRFDKADRLPPMLIQAGEFEMLSADARYLDAEVSRAGGASTLEVWPGMVHVFQALPRLAPEAGPALRRAAGFISSALGNDRTDTHVEVC
- a CDS encoding TetR/AcrR family transcriptional regulator, which translates into the protein MEVPAVAKQPTAEKRQRRERGSINPEDIIKGAFELAEQVSIDNLSMPLLGKHLGVGVTSIYWYFRKKDDLLNAMTDRALREFVVATPYVEAKDWRESLANHARTMRKAFMGNPILCDLILIRSALSPRAARLGVQEMETAIAGLVEAGLSVEDAFDTYSAVSVHVRGSVVLHRLYEKNRANDNAPGDYEETMVIDPEVTPLLAQVTNEGHRIGAADEKNFEYGLECILDHAAARIAQPPAAKGKRKLGASA
- a CDS encoding crotonase/enoyl-CoA hydratase family protein — protein: MSEVVLRERRGRTLIITINRPEARNAFNLAVVQGLADAMDELDDTPELSVAVLTGAGGNFCAGMDLKAFASGELPYVPGRGAGFTERPPRKPLIAAVEGFALAGGTELVLATDLVVASKVAKFGIPEVKRGLVAGGGGLLRLHQRIPYQKAMELALTGDSFTAEEAAAWGFVNKLTEPGEALDGALELADRITANGPLAVAVTKEIIASSSEWSADEMWKKQGELLGPVFSSNDAKEGAIAFAEKRAPNWTGS
- a CDS encoding SDR family NAD(P)-dependent oxidoreductase; amino-acid sequence: MDLGFAGAATVVVGGGRGMGFATARCLAEDGARIAIVGRSRDVLDKAATELSGLGSPEAVAIVADTSDGSQVERAFTEVGERWGELNALINTVGPGAAGNFEELSDEQWQDAFDAGLMGMVRCVRAALPLLRKAEWARVVNFSAHSTQRQSTRLPAYTAAKAAVNSVSKNLSLLLAKDEIMVNVVSPGSISSEALRGWADTVGVDGNDPYALMAAIDEHFGHPAHLPRAGLPGEIGPVAAFLASKRNSYMTGANVNVDGGSDFI
- a CDS encoding dihydrodipicolinate synthase family protein codes for the protein MATASEARDWAHSALRGIGDSLYTPFCGTDGDDIDWEAYRHLVRYCVGDLGHQMLWCTSGLAEFWALTLTERKRLLEVAIEEGRRANPGVVVQACTAATSAKDCLELTRHAQQVGADIVYIQTPMMEAHGGEGVLRFFSYIADRTDIALGMFNSPSSGYVLTPEEGAAIAEAIPAVCATKEGAFRAAASRRLHELAPYLAVWECDTVVYRAGWLREGIVCPAQLGTAGYLYETPERRIFTEYWDLVYADRLIEAMDFGRDSGLDQFSLDVGSWFTCYPGRSDYFTHWAGAFKYAASVLGLPVGDHPHSRPPQALLPQLAKGQIETAYRKLGLINF